Proteins encoded together in one Solanum lycopersicum chromosome 7, SLM_r2.1 window:
- the LOC101246069 gene encoding leucine-rich repeat receptor-like serine/threonine-protein kinase At1g17230 isoform X2, which yields MASYSNSAIQQHLLFVLLIPLFFTGFAQSLNEEGLILLEFKKSLNDLDNNLSSWNSSDLNPCKWDGVKCSKNDQVISLNIDNRNLSGSLSSKICELPYLTVLNVSSNFISGQIPDDFALCRSLEKLNLCTNRFHGEFPVQLCNVTSLRQLYLCENYISGEIPQDIGNLPLLEELVVYSNNLTGRIPVSIGKLKRLRIIRAGRNYLSGPIPAEVSECDSLQVLGVAENRLEGSFPVELQRLKNLINLILWANSFSGAIPPEIGNFSKLELLALHENSFSGQIPKEIGKLTNLRRLYIYTNQLNGTIPWQMGNCLSAVEIDLSENQLRGNIPKSLGQLSNLRLLHLFENRLHGKIPKELGELKLLKNFDLSINNLTGRIPAVFQHLAFLENLQLFDNHLEGPIPRFIGLKSNLTVVDLSKNNLEGRIPSKLCQFQKLTFLSLGSNKLSGNIPYGLKTCKSLEQLMLGDNLLTGSFSVDLSKLENLSALELFHNRFSGLLPPEVGNLGRLERLLLSNNNFFGKIPPDIGKLVKLVAFNVSSNRLTGYIPHELGNCISLQRLDLSKNLFTGNLPDELGRLVNLELLKLSDNKFNGKIPGGLGRLARLTDLEMGGNFFSGSIPIELGYLGTLQISLNLSHNALNGSIPSDLGNLQMLETLYLNDNQLIGEIPTSIGQLISLIVCNLSNNNLVGSVPNTPAFKRMDSSNFAGNVGLCTSGSIHCDPPPAPLIATKSNWIIRGHKAAFVSVENQVKPDDLNGHYFPRKGFTYQDLVDATGNFSDSAIIGRGACGTVYKAHMADGEFVAVKKLKPQGETASVDSSFQAELCTLGKINHRNIVKLYGFCYHQDCNLLLYEYMGNGSLGEVLHGNKTTSLLNWNSRYKIALGAAEGLCYLHHDCKPHIIHRDIKSNNILLDELLEAHVGDFGLAKLIDFPYSKSMSAVAGSYGYIAPEYAYTMKVTEKCDIYSYGVVLLELITGRSPVQPLDQGGDLVTCVRRSIHEGVALTELFDKRLDVSVARTREEMSLVLKIAMFCTNTSPANRPTMREVIAMLIEARESVCTSPPSPSSETPLSEADANKGSN from the exons ATGGCAAGTTATAGTAACTCTGCAATCCAACAGCATTTGTTATTTGTTCTGTTGATTCCTCTTTTCTTTACTGGTTTTGCTCAATCTTTAAATGAAGAGGGACTTATTCTTTTGGAGTTCAAAAAATCCCTTAATGATCTTGATAACAATCTTTCAAGTTGGAATTCTTCAGACTTGAATCCTTGCAAATGGGATGGTGTTAAGTGTAGCAAAAATGATCAGGTGATTTCTCTCAATATCGATAATCGTAACTTGTCTGGTAGTTTATCTTCAAAAATTTGTGAACTTCCTTACTTGACAGTATTGAATGTGTCATCAAATTTCATTTCTGGTCAAATTCCTGATGATTTCGCGTTGTGTCGTAGTTTGGAGAAATTGAACCTTTGTACCAATAGGTTCCATGGAGAGTTCCCTGTCCAGCTATGCAATGTTACCTCACTTAGACAGCTTTACTTGTGTGAGAATTACATTTCTGGTGAAATCCCTCAGGATATTGGAAACTTACCACTTCTTGAGGAGCTTGTTGTTTATAGTAACAATCTTACTGGAAGAATACCTGTTTCAATAGGTAAATTGAAAAGACTTAGGATCATCAGGGCCGGGCGAAACTATCTGTCTGGCCCTATTCCTGCTGAAGTTAGTGAATGTGATAGTTTACAAGTGCTTGGTGTAGCGGAAAATAGGCTAGAAGGGTCTTTCCCAGTAGAGTTACAAAGGCTTAAGAACCTCATCAACTTAATTCTTTGGGCTAACTCATTCTCTGGTGCAATTCCTCCTGAGATTGGGAACTTCAGTAAGTTGGAATTACTCGCGTTGCATGAGAATTCATTCAGTGGACAAATTCCGAAAGAGATTGGAAAGTTAACTAATTTGAGAAGGCTATACATTTACACAAATCAGTTAAATGGAACAATTCCATGGCAAATGGGAAATTGTTTGAGTGCAGTTGAGATTGATTTATCTGAAAATCAGTTGAGAGGAAACATTCCGAAAAGTTTGGGGCAGCTTTCTAATCTGCGGTTGCTTCACCTTTTTGAGAACAGATTACATGGGAAGATCCCAAAGGAGCTTGGAGAGTTGAAGCTGCTTAAGAATTTTGACTTGTCTATAAACAATTTGACAGGTAGAATTCCAGCAGTGTTTCAGCATCTTGCATTCTTGGAGAATTTACAACTTTTTGACAATCACCTCGAAGGTCCTATTCCGCGATTTATTGGCCTCAAAAGCAATCTCACTGTAGTGGACCTGTCCAAGAATAATCTTGAAGGAAGAATACCTTCAAAGCTTTGTCAGTTTCAGAAGTTAACATTCCTGAGCCTCGGGTCTAACAAGTTGTCGGGAAATATCCCTTATGGCCTAAAGACTTGCAAGTCCCTCGAGCAGCTAATGCTAGGAGATAACCTGCTTACTGGGAGTTTTTCTGTTGATCTTAGCAAGCTGGAGAACCTTTCAGCTCTTGAGCTTTTTCACAACAGATTTTCAGGATTGCTACCACCAGAGGTAGGCAACCTTGGAAGGTTAGAGAGGTTGCTCTTGTcaaataacaacttttttggGAAAATCCCTCCTGATATTGGAAAACTTGTGAAGCTTGTTGCTTTTAATGTTTCCTCCAACCGACTCACGGGCTATATTCCTCATGAATTAGGGAATTGTATAAGTCTCCAGAGGCTTGATCTTAGCAAGAACTTGTTCACTGGAAATCTCCCGGATGAACTTGGCAGGCTAGTCAACTTGGAACTGCTTAAGCTGTCTGACAATAAGTTTAATGGAAAGATACCTGGTGGCTTAGGTAGACTAGCACGACTAACGGATTTGGAAATGGGAGGCAATTTCTTCTCTGGTAGTATTCCTATTGAGCTTGGCTACCTTGGAACTCTTCAGATTTCTCTGAATCTGAGTCACAATGCTCTCAACGGATCAATTCCTAGCGACCTCGGGAACTTGCAGATGCTTGAAACATTGTACTTAAATGATAACCAGCTTATTGGTGAGATTCCAACTTCAATAGGGCAGTTGATCAGTCTGATAGTATGCAATCTTTCTAACAATAATCTTGTGGGATCAGTTCCAAACACGCCTGCCTTTAAAAGGATGGACTCGAGCAACTTTGCTGGAAATGTTGGGTTATGCACGTCTGGTTCCATCCATTGTGATCCTCCTCCGGCCCCTTTGATCGCTACAAAGTCAAACTG GATCATTAGAGGCCACAAAGCAGCTTTTGTTTCCGTGGAAAATCAAGTAAAGCCGGATGACTTGAATGGTCATTACTTTCCACGAAAAGGGTTCACATATCAGGACCTTGTCGATGCTACTGGAAATTTCTCAGACAGCGCGATCATAGGAAGGGGAGCTTGTGGCACTGTCTACAAAGCTCATATGGCTGATGGTGAgtttgttgcagttaaaaagctgaAGCCGCAAGGAGAAACTGCGAGTGTTGACAGCAGCTTCCAAGCTGAATTATGTACTCTTGGTAAGATAAATCACAGAAATATTGTCAAGCTATATGGTTTTTGCTACCATCAAGATTGCAATCTTCTCTTGTATGAGTACATGGGAAACGGAAGCCTCGGGGAAGTACTTCATGGGAATAAGACAACTAGTTTACTAAACTGGAATAGCAGGTACAAAATTGCCTTAGGAGCTGCTGAGGGACTATGCTATTTGCACCATGACTGTAAGCCACATATCATTCACAGGGATATAAAATCGAACAACATTTTGTTGGACGAATTGCTTGAGGCACATGTTGGAGACTTTGGCTTGGCAAAGCTAATTGACTTCCCTTACTCAAAATCCATGTCCGCAGTTGCTGGTTCATACGGCTACATTGCCCCTG aATATGCATACACAATGAAAGTGACAGAGAAATGCGACATCTATAGTTATGGCGTTGTTTTGCTGGAATTGATTACTGGTAGGTCTCCAGTTCAACCCCTCGATCAGGGAGGCGATTTGGTGACTTGTGTAAGGAGATCAATTCATGAAGGAGTGGCACTAACTGAGCTTTTTGACAAAAGACTGGATGTTAGTGTTGCAAGAACAAGAGAGGAGATGTCTCTAGTTCTCAAGATTGCTATGTTCTGCACCAATACATCCCCTGCCAATAGGCCTACTATGCGAGAAGTCATCGCCATGCTGATTGAAGCCCGGGAATCTGTGTGCACTTCACCACCATCACCATCCTCCGAAACTCCTCTGAGTGAAGCTGATGCTAATAAAG GTTCTAATTAA
- the LOC101246069 gene encoding leucine-rich repeat receptor-like serine/threonine-protein kinase At1g17230 isoform X1: MASYSNSAIQQHLLFVLLIPLFFTGFAQSLNEEGLILLEFKKSLNDLDNNLSSWNSSDLNPCKWDGVKCSKNDQVISLNIDNRNLSGSLSSKICELPYLTVLNVSSNFISGQIPDDFALCRSLEKLNLCTNRFHGEFPVQLCNVTSLRQLYLCENYISGEIPQDIGNLPLLEELVVYSNNLTGRIPVSIGKLKRLRIIRAGRNYLSGPIPAEVSECDSLQVLGVAENRLEGSFPVELQRLKNLINLILWANSFSGAIPPEIGNFSKLELLALHENSFSGQIPKEIGKLTNLRRLYIYTNQLNGTIPWQMGNCLSAVEIDLSENQLRGNIPKSLGQLSNLRLLHLFENRLHGKIPKELGELKLLKNFDLSINNLTGRIPAVFQHLAFLENLQLFDNHLEGPIPRFIGLKSNLTVVDLSKNNLEGRIPSKLCQFQKLTFLSLGSNKLSGNIPYGLKTCKSLEQLMLGDNLLTGSFSVDLSKLENLSALELFHNRFSGLLPPEVGNLGRLERLLLSNNNFFGKIPPDIGKLVKLVAFNVSSNRLTGYIPHELGNCISLQRLDLSKNLFTGNLPDELGRLVNLELLKLSDNKFNGKIPGGLGRLARLTDLEMGGNFFSGSIPIELGYLGTLQISLNLSHNALNGSIPSDLGNLQMLETLYLNDNQLIGEIPTSIGQLISLIVCNLSNNNLVGSVPNTPAFKRMDSSNFAGNVGLCTSGSIHCDPPPAPLIATKSNWLKHGSSRQKIITTVSATVGVISLILIVVICRIIRGHKAAFVSVENQVKPDDLNGHYFPRKGFTYQDLVDATGNFSDSAIIGRGACGTVYKAHMADGEFVAVKKLKPQGETASVDSSFQAELCTLGKINHRNIVKLYGFCYHQDCNLLLYEYMGNGSLGEVLHGNKTTSLLNWNSRYKIALGAAEGLCYLHHDCKPHIIHRDIKSNNILLDELLEAHVGDFGLAKLIDFPYSKSMSAVAGSYGYIAPEYAYTMKVTEKCDIYSYGVVLLELITGRSPVQPLDQGGDLVTCVRRSIHEGVALTELFDKRLDVSVARTREEMSLVLKIAMFCTNTSPANRPTMREVIAMLIEARESVCTSPPSPSSETPLSEADANKGSN; the protein is encoded by the exons ATGGCAAGTTATAGTAACTCTGCAATCCAACAGCATTTGTTATTTGTTCTGTTGATTCCTCTTTTCTTTACTGGTTTTGCTCAATCTTTAAATGAAGAGGGACTTATTCTTTTGGAGTTCAAAAAATCCCTTAATGATCTTGATAACAATCTTTCAAGTTGGAATTCTTCAGACTTGAATCCTTGCAAATGGGATGGTGTTAAGTGTAGCAAAAATGATCAGGTGATTTCTCTCAATATCGATAATCGTAACTTGTCTGGTAGTTTATCTTCAAAAATTTGTGAACTTCCTTACTTGACAGTATTGAATGTGTCATCAAATTTCATTTCTGGTCAAATTCCTGATGATTTCGCGTTGTGTCGTAGTTTGGAGAAATTGAACCTTTGTACCAATAGGTTCCATGGAGAGTTCCCTGTCCAGCTATGCAATGTTACCTCACTTAGACAGCTTTACTTGTGTGAGAATTACATTTCTGGTGAAATCCCTCAGGATATTGGAAACTTACCACTTCTTGAGGAGCTTGTTGTTTATAGTAACAATCTTACTGGAAGAATACCTGTTTCAATAGGTAAATTGAAAAGACTTAGGATCATCAGGGCCGGGCGAAACTATCTGTCTGGCCCTATTCCTGCTGAAGTTAGTGAATGTGATAGTTTACAAGTGCTTGGTGTAGCGGAAAATAGGCTAGAAGGGTCTTTCCCAGTAGAGTTACAAAGGCTTAAGAACCTCATCAACTTAATTCTTTGGGCTAACTCATTCTCTGGTGCAATTCCTCCTGAGATTGGGAACTTCAGTAAGTTGGAATTACTCGCGTTGCATGAGAATTCATTCAGTGGACAAATTCCGAAAGAGATTGGAAAGTTAACTAATTTGAGAAGGCTATACATTTACACAAATCAGTTAAATGGAACAATTCCATGGCAAATGGGAAATTGTTTGAGTGCAGTTGAGATTGATTTATCTGAAAATCAGTTGAGAGGAAACATTCCGAAAAGTTTGGGGCAGCTTTCTAATCTGCGGTTGCTTCACCTTTTTGAGAACAGATTACATGGGAAGATCCCAAAGGAGCTTGGAGAGTTGAAGCTGCTTAAGAATTTTGACTTGTCTATAAACAATTTGACAGGTAGAATTCCAGCAGTGTTTCAGCATCTTGCATTCTTGGAGAATTTACAACTTTTTGACAATCACCTCGAAGGTCCTATTCCGCGATTTATTGGCCTCAAAAGCAATCTCACTGTAGTGGACCTGTCCAAGAATAATCTTGAAGGAAGAATACCTTCAAAGCTTTGTCAGTTTCAGAAGTTAACATTCCTGAGCCTCGGGTCTAACAAGTTGTCGGGAAATATCCCTTATGGCCTAAAGACTTGCAAGTCCCTCGAGCAGCTAATGCTAGGAGATAACCTGCTTACTGGGAGTTTTTCTGTTGATCTTAGCAAGCTGGAGAACCTTTCAGCTCTTGAGCTTTTTCACAACAGATTTTCAGGATTGCTACCACCAGAGGTAGGCAACCTTGGAAGGTTAGAGAGGTTGCTCTTGTcaaataacaacttttttggGAAAATCCCTCCTGATATTGGAAAACTTGTGAAGCTTGTTGCTTTTAATGTTTCCTCCAACCGACTCACGGGCTATATTCCTCATGAATTAGGGAATTGTATAAGTCTCCAGAGGCTTGATCTTAGCAAGAACTTGTTCACTGGAAATCTCCCGGATGAACTTGGCAGGCTAGTCAACTTGGAACTGCTTAAGCTGTCTGACAATAAGTTTAATGGAAAGATACCTGGTGGCTTAGGTAGACTAGCACGACTAACGGATTTGGAAATGGGAGGCAATTTCTTCTCTGGTAGTATTCCTATTGAGCTTGGCTACCTTGGAACTCTTCAGATTTCTCTGAATCTGAGTCACAATGCTCTCAACGGATCAATTCCTAGCGACCTCGGGAACTTGCAGATGCTTGAAACATTGTACTTAAATGATAACCAGCTTATTGGTGAGATTCCAACTTCAATAGGGCAGTTGATCAGTCTGATAGTATGCAATCTTTCTAACAATAATCTTGTGGGATCAGTTCCAAACACGCCTGCCTTTAAAAGGATGGACTCGAGCAACTTTGCTGGAAATGTTGGGTTATGCACGTCTGGTTCCATCCATTGTGATCCTCCTCCGGCCCCTTTGATCGCTACAAAGTCAAACTGGTTGAAACACGGTTCTTCTaggcaaaaaataattactactGTTTCTGCGACTGTTGGGGTGATCTCTTTGATATTGATTGTAGTTATATGCAGGATCATTAGAGGCCACAAAGCAGCTTTTGTTTCCGTGGAAAATCAAGTAAAGCCGGATGACTTGAATGGTCATTACTTTCCACGAAAAGGGTTCACATATCAGGACCTTGTCGATGCTACTGGAAATTTCTCAGACAGCGCGATCATAGGAAGGGGAGCTTGTGGCACTGTCTACAAAGCTCATATGGCTGATGGTGAgtttgttgcagttaaaaagctgaAGCCGCAAGGAGAAACTGCGAGTGTTGACAGCAGCTTCCAAGCTGAATTATGTACTCTTGGTAAGATAAATCACAGAAATATTGTCAAGCTATATGGTTTTTGCTACCATCAAGATTGCAATCTTCTCTTGTATGAGTACATGGGAAACGGAAGCCTCGGGGAAGTACTTCATGGGAATAAGACAACTAGTTTACTAAACTGGAATAGCAGGTACAAAATTGCCTTAGGAGCTGCTGAGGGACTATGCTATTTGCACCATGACTGTAAGCCACATATCATTCACAGGGATATAAAATCGAACAACATTTTGTTGGACGAATTGCTTGAGGCACATGTTGGAGACTTTGGCTTGGCAAAGCTAATTGACTTCCCTTACTCAAAATCCATGTCCGCAGTTGCTGGTTCATACGGCTACATTGCCCCTG aATATGCATACACAATGAAAGTGACAGAGAAATGCGACATCTATAGTTATGGCGTTGTTTTGCTGGAATTGATTACTGGTAGGTCTCCAGTTCAACCCCTCGATCAGGGAGGCGATTTGGTGACTTGTGTAAGGAGATCAATTCATGAAGGAGTGGCACTAACTGAGCTTTTTGACAAAAGACTGGATGTTAGTGTTGCAAGAACAAGAGAGGAGATGTCTCTAGTTCTCAAGATTGCTATGTTCTGCACCAATACATCCCCTGCCAATAGGCCTACTATGCGAGAAGTCATCGCCATGCTGATTGAAGCCCGGGAATCTGTGTGCACTTCACCACCATCACCATCCTCCGAAACTCCTCTGAGTGAAGCTGATGCTAATAAAG GTTCTAATTAA
- the LOC543836 gene encoding glutathione S-transferase-like protein has protein sequence MANDEVILLDFWPSMYGMRLRIALAEKEIKYEYRDEDLRNKSPLLLQMNPIHKKIPVLIHNGKPICESIIGVEYIDEVWKDKAPLLPSDPYERAQARFWADYIDKKLYATGSKIYTATGDEQEAGKKDFVEILKVLEGALGEKPYYGGDNFGFGDIALIGFYCWFHAYEVYGNFSIEAECPNLVAWAKRCMQRDSVAKTLPDQHKIIEFVKILREKLGLE, from the exons atggctaaTGATGAGGTGATTCTGTTGGATTTTTGGCCTAGCATGTATGGTATGAGGCTAAGGATTGCACTTGCTGAGAAAGAGATTAAATATGAGTACAGAGACGAGGATTTGAGGAACAAAAGTCCTCTGCTTTTGCAGATGAATCCTATTCACAAGAAAATCCCTGTTTTGATTCATAATGGCAAACCAATTTGTGAGTCTATCATTGGAGTTGAGTATATTGATGAAGTGTGGAAGGATAAAGCCCCTTTGCTCCCTTCTGATCCTTATGAGAGAGCACAAGCTAGGTTTTGGGCTGATTACATTGACAAGAAG TTATATGCTACAGGAAGCAAGATTTATACAGCAACGGGAGACGAACAAGAGGCAGGTAAGAAAGATTTCGTAGAAATCCTTAAAGTGTTGGAGGGAGCACTTGGAGAGAAGCCTTATTATGGAGGAGATAACTTTGGTTTTGGGGATATTGCTCTCATTGGGTTCTACTGCTGGTTTCATGCTTATGAGGTTTATGGTAACTTCAGCATTGAGGCTGAGTGCCCAAACCTTGTGGCTTGGGCCAAGAGGTGCATGCAAAGGGACAGTGTGGCTAAAACTTTGCCTGACCAACATAAGATCATTGAGTTTGTAAAAATTCTTAGGGAAAAGCTTGGACttgaataa